The Deltaproteobacteria bacterium genome segment TTTGGGCTGACGCTTCACCTGCCCGCGCACCGTGAGCACCATGTCTGCCTGGGTTGGGTGGGAAACGACCCGTGCTGGCACTTGTAAATCCATGATGACTTGCTCAAGGCGTTGGCGATTGATGCCATAGGGAAAGATGCGCAGGATTTTGCGACGCTCGCTTTGCGGTTCGCTCGGCACTGCGGTAGCGAGTTGCAGCGACGGTGTTGTATGGGTGATTTCTACTTGACCATCGTCACCGCGGGCCCGCATTTCAATGCGAGACGCGCGTCCACGCAGGAACGCATCGACGGCCTCGGCGACATCGGCATGCACGGCAAAATGGGCACGGTCATGAATTTCGATCAGTACGTCGAATGTCGGCGGGGCTTTGCGCTCCAGAACAGTCTTTTGCGTCCCGCGGCGGCGTGCCTCATCATCACCAAGCGTGACAGATTGAATCCCGCCAATCAAATCGGCCAGGGTCGGATTCTGCACCAGGTTTTCCAGCGCACTGCCATGCGCAGTGGCCACCAAACGCACGCCACGCTCGGCAATCGTACGCGCGGCTAATGCTTCGGCTTCCGTCCCGATTTCGTCAACAACGATGACTTCCGGCATGTGATTCTCGACCGCTTCGATCATCACTTTATGTTGTAAATCCGGTGACGAGACCTGCATCCGGCGAGCGCGACCGATCGCTGGGTGCGGGATATCGCCGTCTCCGGCAATTTCATTTGAGGTATCAACGACGATCACACGCTTGTTGCTTTCGTCAGCAAGAATACGTGCCACCTCACGCAGCAGGGTGGTCTTTCCCACTCCCGGCGGGCCAAGCAGGAGAATGCTTTTCTTATCCTGCGTGACAATATCTTTGACGATGTTGACCGTGCCAAAAATCGCGCGACCCACGCGACAGGTCAAGCCAATCACTTCACCCGTGCGGTTACGGATCGCTGAGATGCGATGCAGCGTGCGTGGAATGCCAGCCCGGTTATCGTGGGTGAACGCGCCGACACGAGTGACGGTAAAATGTACATCCTCACGACTGACGGGCGTGTCAAAGAGATATACAGTTTGCTCACCGTAGCGTGCTTCGGGTGGTCGCCCTAAGTCCAGCACGACCTCGACCAAGTCCTGCAAATGTGGTCGGTGTGTCAAGGCATCGTGCACCGGGAGAGGTAACACGTCGAGCAATAAATCGAGATTATCAACAATCTCGCGCCTCTCAGGGGACAGGGAAAGATCAGCGGCGGAATCTACTATAGTACTCATGTGATTCATCCGGCTATCTGCTTGCCGAAGAGCTGTCAACTGGAACAGTGCTGGGCGGATACATAGCTTCGATGTCGGCACTGCGGGTGCGCATCACTTCTCGACGTTTGACCTTGAGCGTAGGAGTCAGTTCTCCACGATCTTGTGAGAATGGCTCAGCTAACAACGTAAAGTGATGAATGCGAGCATATAACGGCAGCGCCCGATTGATCTCATCGATACGACGGCGGAAGAGCGTGCGAAATTCTTTTTGTTGCAACAGGTCTGGCCAGGCATGGGAAGTAGCGTGCTTTTGCGCAAGCGTTTCGAGTAAAGCGCGATTGGGGACAATCAGCGCGGTGACATATGGGCGCTTGTCGCCAATCAGGCAGACTTCTTCGATCAGTGGATCTTGTTTCAGTTGCCCTTCAATCGGTTGGGGTGCAACGTTCTCACCATTGGAGGGAATCAAGAGGTCTTTCTTACGATCGGTAATGGTGATGTAACCGTCAGTGTCAATTGTGCCGATGTCGCCAGTATGGAGCCAACCGTGTTCGTCGATCATCTGCGCTGTTTCTGTCGGCTTGTTATAGTAGCCCTGCATGATGTTGGGGCCACGTGCGCAGATTTCGCCGTCGTTGGCGATTTTCACCTCAACTTGCGGTAATGGACGACCGACCGTACCAAGTCGGGTATGGCCGGGAATATTACAGGACACCACAGGCCCTGCTTCTGTAAGGCCATACCCTTCATACACCGTGATGCCGACGCCATAGAAGAAGCGAGCAATCTCGGCACTCAACGGCGCACCTCCAGAAACTAAGAACCGGGTGCGGCCACCTAACACCTGACGTAGTTTATGGAAGACCAGCCGATCGGCCAGGCG includes the following:
- a CDS encoding AAA family ATPase, whose protein sequence is MSTIVDSAADLSLSPERREIVDNLDLLLDVLPLPVHDALTHRPHLQDLVEVVLDLGRPPEARYGEQTVYLFDTPVSREDVHFTVTRVGAFTHDNRAGIPRTLHRISAIRNRTGEVIGLTCRVGRAIFGTVNIVKDIVTQDKKSILLLGPPGVGKTTLLREVARILADESNKRVIVVDTSNEIAGDGDIPHPAIGRARRMQVSSPDLQHKVMIEAVENHMPEVIVVDEIGTEAEALAARTIAERGVRLVATAHGSALENLVQNPTLADLIGGIQSVTLGDDEARRRGTQKTVLERKAPPTFDVLIEIHDRAHFAVHADVAEAVDAFLRGRASRIEMRARGDDGQVEITHTTPSLQLATAVPSEPQSERRKILRIFPYGINRQRLEQVIMDLQVPARVVSHPTQADMVLTVRGQVKRQPKELRFMIEQGLPLHSLRSDTMMQMSKFLREQMADAFPEDRAALTEVEEAIEQVITQQQPIELAPQRPRIRRMQHEMVKRYGLVSKSEGDDPFRHLVVYPGR